The sequence tttggaaccaattggtctcccacgtttctggcgtggcaaagactcaagaatgacattattgccagtttttggaatttcaattcgagctggagcatttgctgctggtatatatgatttagtcactctttttgtatctgtaaatgcatcaggcaatttattcgcaagttcttgcatatgcattattttttgaacttcggtctcgcattcttttgtgcgaggatcaagatacattaattgaggttcacaccatgaaacatcattttctttattttttatttctccccctaatctagggaataatgtttcattaaagtgacaatcagcaaaacgtgctgtaaaaacatcacccgtcatgggttcaatatatcttattattgaagatgtttcatatccaacatatatttccatccttctttgaggacccattttagtgcgttgtggtggtgcgatagggacataaaccgcacaaccaaatgttctaagatagaaaatatttggctatcgaccaaaattaagttggtaatggagaatatttatgacttgcacttggtttaatgcgaattaatgtcgcatcatgtaaatttacatgtccccatataaatattgagagttttgtactcatttccaattgtctagttattagctgcaagtgtttatctattgattcagctaaaccaatttttgtgtatgcacatgagcaactggatgttcaacaacaatttctgtagacatataataatcattaaatgcttgagatgttaactcaccagcattataaagtctcatcctttttaatggtgtaatcagaataatgtgttctcaatttaataatttgtgcaagaaactttgcaaatgccatattacggcttgataacacacaaacatgagaccatgcgttagatgcgtctattagaaaaatggtccacatgatggatgaattggtccatatatatccccttgaattctttcaagaaacattggtgattatttctcaatgtgcttttcattaatcgccatatgtgattttcattaatcaccatatgtgctttttcgttaatcactatatgtgcttttcattaatcaccatatgtgattttcattaatcaccatatgtgattttcattaatcaccatatgtgcttttcatcatatatcattttcaccatatgcgcttttaatcatatgtgctgcgcttttcgtcatatgcacttttcattatatgcgcttttaattatatgcgctgcgcttttcatcatatgcgctttttatcatatgcgcttttaatcctatgcgcttttcggtgctacatagatatttctcattttcgattatcattgactgataatcatatccattatgatatatatcagagaaacttaacaaatttctctttgatttgagagaaaacaagacattgtttaccaaaaaattcgtaccatttggtaatatgaaattttgcctttttcgttccttatatcaagtttgcaagagctggtatagtatttataattccttcatttgatttaaatcaatgaaatatttcttagatttgatcatagtgtgtatgttactactatctgcaatacataggtctttaccatttaattgatgttgtatttcagcaggattcatattaaaacttcaaataagataagcaaataatgagttatatttcagcaagataatcaaattgtattacctgcaaacaagttataatctgaagtacataaaagataacacttaataaaacatatgcgttatggtctaaaaccatttatttatgagtgatacataaaaaaaacctaggcatcttagaaaattcaaaccattcaagtctcaaggtagctcagggttaatttaatcaagatttgtcaacagattcactctcgtttttttttcttttaggacttatttgtagagctaaacaagatgttcatgtattcaagaaatactagactgatgatccacgttaccagatcattaataagaatctccggaattcttataagagcgtctactaatatctttaattttattctttcatggatcaccgttattttttttttttttttgagtaattgatatcgtatctatctttgagtattttccataatacacttggattttcgatcatataatatgtagattctaaggactcgtcaatatgtttgctaagaaaaatacttactattgctttctcttgttcggaataattgttattttcattcagggtttctaaaataccgtttgattcgagatgtttttctacattcataacccatgttaagtagttgttcccacttgttctaaatgaacaaatttaagccttttcaaattcgacattttctattatcaaaaagatgaataacataaatcataatcataatcaacttctattcatagacaaataataaaatgaaattagaatcattttaaattcataagtagcaaacaacagaataatggtatgatttcaaataataaaactacaagggcaggatagaatataggttcacccggtggtatattagcaacaatgatgatagttaatatgaccaatacaataggaaaaatcatccttgtgtgaatcatttttacaaaaactttttgagagtagtaatctgaaaaatgaagattgatttgtgaaaatgtgaaaacggagatgtttattttatatttgaaaaatatagttgttgtaacgtcgtcagttgacgttaacaaccgttatgtatatatgaccgttgtaacgtcgttagttgacgttaacgaataaagtcactatatcaaaacgcgtatgagtaatataaaggacaagatttttttttcttattttaacttttaagatttacttttaataaaaatacaaactacttttttattttaacttttaagatttacttttaataaaaatacaaactacttttttattttaacttttaagattataaatttaagaataaacattagtatgcatgaaataaataatgattaattgcataagtaatcataaatgttagataacatataaagaccccatcgtattcgtattgatcggaattaatctcgacccatggtaccgtgttgtcaaatgacgtgttgcgtacataaagtaccgtgttgtcaaatgacgtgttgcgtacaatcatgaggtcttattaacataaatataaatgttagtgaagttaataagagttagattacagaaaatataattcaggtggtataaccgaccatatataacttaaataacataaatataaatgttagtgaacataactgtaaatgttagtatacataaataaatgttagataacataaatgtaaatgttagtatacataaataaatgttagataacataaatgtaaattaggcgacagtgtcgaccatatatcatttaggtggtataaccgaccatatattagttaggtggcagagccaaccatatttagtataaatgttgagataatcgtgctgataacgtgttataattcagtaggcttataactacctttagtggttcttgactgtagaaggtatatagagatagagatactgtaaaacggagaaaacaaaggttgaacaaaaagtatgagtaattggttttttatttatagaaaaatgtacaatgagagtttggtggcatttggaatctagagagagagagtgttttttgttaaccaaaaaatacataccataaactctaactcaacacacctatttatactcaaaaaaatatactatgcaatatctataataataataaaattatcatccaattattacttttataacaaataataattacttataaataataaattattacCTTTTAGTATACAGTCTGTGTCCAGGTTTCTTCATTTGGTAAAAATCATCTTCCGATTTTTTCTTTGTTTTCGTCTCGGGGAATGTTTGCACACTCTACTCCTGATCtgtaagctctctctctctctctctctctctctctctctctctctctctctctctctctctctctataaatatatatatatatatatatatatatatatatatatatattctgtatctatctatatctatatctatcaatctcACTATAATATCTGCATTTCTTATTCTTAGACAATCAATCAATCTTCTCATTTCATTTATATTTCATTTCATTCTCAAATGTTAGTACAACGAAACCTGCATTTGAGCTGATGCAATCATTACTTTActtgtattatattatttattactttTAGATGCTGTTACCGTTTTGATTCAGCTTATTAGCTTTTCCTCTTTTGGAACCCTAGTTTTTGAAATCAACTGTTTGTGCGTCTTCAAAACAGGATATTTCACTAGTCTTAAACCTATCATTATTTTCCTTTTTAAGTTTGGTGTTAGTTATGTGTTAAATGTAGCTATTGAGGTACAAACGACGTCGTATTAGCTGAAAAAAGTTTTACCTAAAAAATGTATGTTTTTTGTTTGAATGTAATAGTTTTAGGCCAGAGAGTACTTTTCATCACATATTTTAATAatgattgtattgtattgtatagtGATAGTAATAGGTTACTAATTCATATTTGTATTGGTAATTAtagttaataatttaattaataataataatataatgttgCAATTTGTTATACTGTACTATAATAAGAGGGACAACTAAATAGACTTTTATTACTGATTTGTTCACCTGATATTCTGATACTTATATCCTGTCTAAACCAAACTTATTATTACTCTGTATCTATTTcaaaaaaagattttaaatttaaATGGTTGAATTTTACAGGAAACATGTTGATATGGGTGAAAGTAAGATTTAGCATTAAAAATGGTTGATACTGTTGAGTCCTATTCCATCTGTACTTAGCATTTGCTGTTCATTTGGAAGATAGGATAGGACTTCTTTATCAGATTCCCTTTTTTCTTTTTAATGCTTTCAATTATTGGAGTTTGATGCAGACCTAAACAAAACGTTAGAAAAAAAATGTTACTTTCACTCATAAGTCATGATTATTATACTTTTTACAATGGATCAATTATTTGTAAAGGTGTTACATTTCCTTTTTGGACAGTTATTTGACAAGTATaagtttgaaagttaatttttatcTATTAAACTTTTCAAAATTTGCTACTGTATGTATCCTGTGAACTTTTAGTTAGGAGATAGGAATCTTGAACACATTGTAATAGCCACGTAGTATGACACGTCATCATAATTGATACAGACAATAGCAGTTTTTGGTGAGTTTAATATCGGCATACGATAAATAGCAGGGGAAATGAAGTTCTTGAACTAGTAATCATCTACCATACTTATTTTAAAAGGCTtatattgattttttttttaattatttttttttgtgAGGTTATCATTATCCATTGCACTTATTATCTTTTCACTGACTGAAGGTTCACTAGCGTGTCCTCTAAATGCGAAATGAAATTTCTTGCATTATTACACTGAATTGTGACGTGTTGTGCTGATCTATATATAAACTTTTCTCTAAATTTACGTATATATGTGGCCTATCTCGTGTAGAATTCCGTTTCGTGCAAGAGAACAAAGTGAAAGTTTGAGCGAATCATCGTTCAAAATGGAGTGGAATACAAAGTGGGACTGGGAAAACCTTGACATGTTCAATTCTGATATGGGGAACAATTCGTCGACAAAAAGTACATTATCGGCTTCAACTGAATCATCATTCAAAGACAGTACTACTACTATCAAAGAATCCAATTATTTACCTGATAGTTATAGCAAGAAAGAGGCTTCAGTTTGTTCTGGTGAACCATTCATTGGTTTAAAACTTGGGAAAAGAACATACTTTGAGAACAATTACGCCAAGAACAAAGACAAAACATCTCCTGGCTTAAATGTTTCTGCGTGTGTTTCAACAGGGAAGAAAGTTAAACCGTCTAGCCAAAGTACAACGTTGTACCGGTGTCAAGTTGAAGGATGCAACCTTGATCTCTCGTCTGCTAAGGCGTACCATCGCAAACATCGAGTCTGTGAACAACATTCAAAATTCCCAAAAGTTATTGTGGCTGGTGTTGAGCGTCGTTTTTGCCAACAATGTAGCAGGTCAGCCCTTTGTATACCCCGGATGTCGCATCTGCTTTTTTCTTTTCCTTCGATTTGTTTTTATATCGAGGAGTAGCAAAATGGGAAATTTTGTTAATGGGTAAATTTTGTACGGGTCAAGTTTGTTTTTTGTTTAGATGAGAGGTTTTGTAAGGGGCAATCCAGGTTCGGGTCAATATTAGTACTTTTGGTATAGGTCAATCTGGGTCCAGGTAAAAAATAAGTATTCTTGTATGGGTCAAAATAGGGTTCAATCAAAATGAACAACTTTTTTACAAGTCAGTCCACATTCTGGTTTAGGTGAGTAATCTTTGTATTTGTTAAATGGGCTGGGTTATGTTAACAACATAGTTTTGTAGTTCctattaacagttaaaagtttaagATACTATAACATGAATcatattatttcaattattatctTTCTTTGATTATCTTGATTTAAGAGGATTCCATGCACTAAGAGTATAATTTGTGCATATTTTTTACTCTGTTTGTCACATTTCCCTTTATCTGATTCATTCAGTTCATCTAGTTTGACCTGTTAATGAGCGAAAATTATCACCTATTAACATATCCGTCTGTATTTGTTTTTCAACTGGTACAGGTTTCATGGTATGTCAGAATTTGATGAGCAGAAGCGAAGCTGCCGCAGAAGACTCTCTGATCACAATGCACGGCGTAGGAAACCACATCATGATTCGATCCAGTTTGAATCGACAAATCCTTATTCCTCGTTTTATTACGGTACTGAAGCCTTTAACGTAATGTCTCATTCTACTGGAGTTCAGTTCTCAAATGCTCTGAACACGCCAGGCCTTGCTCGCCCTAGGTTAGTGGGCCCCAAAGCTGAGACTTTTGATCAAGGTTTGTTTTCTTTCTTACTTAGCAACTCAATTATTTCTAACTTCTATTTACAGCATATTAGTTCCTATATGCCCTGTGTAGTTAAAGAATAATTTGTTCGAACAAAAAAAACCAGTACATGTGCGAAAGCTCCTTCACTCAATTGAAAATTATGATCACTTGGATTATGCGTAATGCTTTATATACAAAATTTATTTAACACTTTGTAGTCGATAACCACTACATATATGAATTTCTAAATTAGTACTTAAGTATGGTGTATAACAATATTCAGTTTTATGGGGATCAAACATTCACACGAAACCCTTGAACCAAACAGTGTAGCATTACTTGGAAATACTAGTATTCGGTCAAAATCGGTCAAActcagtcaaaattggtcaaagtcaaacttggtcaattaaTGTCATTATTCTGAATTACATGTTAGCATCTGCAGGTTCCACTAGTTTACATTATGGAATTTGGAGTAATCATAAGATGAATACTTTGTTATGTAGGTTTGAAGGAATCGTTACTATCTTCGAATGTAGATGCCGCTGATCTTCAGCGTGCTCTCTCTCTTCTGTCAAACAATTCCTGGTGTTCATATGACCACCCAGATTACGTACCCGTTCATTCAACTACTCCAAGTATGACTCAGCGTGCGGTTCCTGACGGTTCACCGTTTTCTTCACAAGAGTACTGGAAGGCTAACCAACAGCTGATTGATCCAGCCCGTATCTGTGCCAGAAATGCCGCTAATCAGTTCCAGGAGTTGAACGTTTACAAATCGCCGTATGAAAACTAGTTTCTTGGAATATGTTAGAACACATGGTACTCGAGCATACATATTAGAATTAAGGATTAGAGTGACTTTGGTTGTGAAGGTGTGGGCATCTATTTGCAGTACTTGTTTAAGATTTACGAACCCGTAATCGTACTTTGTTATTGCAGTTTAGGTGTAAGCACTATCGTTTAAGTTATGACTTATGATTGAGAACATCTAATGCTTTTCTACTCGTATAGCAAACAAGGTTTGAGCTGGGAATTATTGTATCCATGTTTTTGTTTCTCGTTGAAGTTTTATTGTCTGGGAGTTGATTATTGAACGCAGGTACTGAGATATGAACATAAATGCATTATATGGTGTTCAATGATATCTGAAATGGTTGGGTATTAATTATTAAATGATGTATATGTTCATATTGATTGTTAACAAGGTTGAGGTCAGCCGCGCTTCACTGCAGCCGACCTTAGTCTTTTTAGGCAGATTTGCTGGTAGTTATTACACGCCATTTAAGGTAATATACATAGGTTGCTAGTTGTACATTGTCATTGGTTTAAACTTTAAACTGTCTGATAGTTGTTGATATACAGTACTGAATTGTCAAAGGTTACGATGCAGTTTAATTTAGGAGACCAATTCTACTCTTTAGACACAAATCAAGGTTGTTGATGTCCTTCAAAGCTTAAACTATAAAAACCAAATGTATAGAGAGTGGAAATAGATGTAAAAGACAGCATGCTTAAATGAATCAAGACTTGCAAGGCGCATTGAAGGAACTTATTATAATGTTTGGGCTGAAATTCTTGATGAAGCGGTAGCGGTAACAGCAGCagtaacaccaccaccaccagcagCGGCACcagcaccaccaccaccaccacctgcaGCAGATACTGTTCTCTGCATGGTCACCCAATTAAAGGCTGTCATTGCTTTGATAATATATTATCCCCAATTCCTGAATCTTTGCTCTCCATGGATTGTTGCAAAAGCTGAAGCAAAACAATGAATCTGTGCTTTCAAATACCAAAATTTTGTACTATTTTTGTACATATCTAATCTTCGCTCTCCATGGACCGTGACTTCGTCGCACTAATACTGAAGGATGGCACAATCGCTACAGCGCAAAAATCGCAAAAAACCCTAAGCTAATAGAGCTGTGGAGCGATTGTTCTAGAGATTAAGTGAGACGTTTTTGCAAATaataattaatacggagtaataaaaaaaaaaatgaaccagTTGCTTATGAGTGAACAGTATTCTGGATCCTATTCCATCCAGTCCGAAGCTATGAAAGTGACTCGAACCTATTACCATGCCTCTTGTTATTAAAGATATGGATAATTTTTTATCTGTTCAATTTGGTTTTCTAATTTGTAAATCTTTCATCTAGCAAGTAGTGTAGATCTACTGCTATTTATGTTCACAAAAGTTTTCTTCTTTAACTTTATCATTCTACTAATTCACGTAAATACGTTTAATAACGAAAAGAGTGATGCTACAGTTCTCAATTCAAGGTTTGAACATTGATATACCAAAACTACCCAATGTTACAGTCTTACAGATATGGAATTGTTATTTCCACATCAAAATTGACATATCCACCATTAACTATGCATTAGATACTTGTACAATATGCATTATCTAATACACAGTGGATTTATCTATTTAGATGTGGAAATTTCAATCATCCTTATGTTATTCAGCATTGAAGTAACAACTTTTAAAATCTGATCACTGGATTAACATGTTTTCCACGCATAATTCTAGCCGTCACTGCATAAATAATTTATCGTTGTTTTGTATTGAGATAATTTCATTCGTGTTTACATGAACATTGGGACCCATCCACCTTTCATGCCCTTTACAAAAGTAAAGTATACATGTTTTGAACGACAATTGTTCATCAACGGATGAAAATGCAGATGCCCCAAACCAACAAATGATATCAGCTACTACACTTTGGAGTTTATTACTCGTTTCTCTCTATCACTATACGACAATAAAACAAACTCGTGTGTACCCTTACCAGTTCGTTTTCTTTCGTCAGTAAGTCTATAGGCCGCGCACGAGGTGAAAAAAGAAAACATCTTAGACCATAATGAATAATATAAgctatttaaaaaaataataaaaaacgaCAAACTAATTACCATTATCTAAAAACCACATTTTGATGGAGTAACCACAAAATAATATGTGTATATAACATATTATTTtttagaaagaaaaataaaaaagtatatatttttctTCAACAATCAGCAAACAAAATCCAAAATCTGAGAAATCTGAAAAAAAAGATTTTACAAGGGATGCATGttaaatgttataattcagtaggcttataactacctttaatggttataagaacaaagagagaaaaagagagaagaaggagagaagaaatattgatattgatatttcaagagaaatggtgcaccttaaatggttaccatacatgtctatttatagtataaaatattactatgcaagaaatataataataataaaattaacatccaatctagatattttataacacaatctagatattttataacactcccccttggatgacaattttattagagaataactagtactgcctcgttaaaaaccttgctaaagaaaactcattgggataaaactttagctaagggaaaaagagtgcagcataaagttgactccccctcaagtaggcaacgcctgagttgttacatcttctgaacatgcctcatgccaatattatgaacgtgtgttctgaaaatagcagttagcagtgctttggtataaagatcagcagagttgttgattgaacgtatctcattttaatctggttgtcttttacgatatcttgagtatatgagaaaaatctgaggttttcatctgaaactgtatcatctaaatcttttatgtacaagtttggccctcgtgatttgtctacagtctccttcatggtttgttcaaaccgttgtttcagttcctattccctttcagtctttttctgagccttaccaatataccattcttttccatcaaacttatgaccgttaagaccgtttatagctttagcgcctcgtcagcatttatgttttgttctgtcatttttgatactcttctttcatttgtattatgtaagctgtattatcttcatagatagttgttacgcttttatagcgttctagtccacaagaatcaataatgatttgtatcattgatcttaactaaaatcattcccgagtagcttcatgtaatgcaatcacttcggaatgatttgatgatgttgcaacaagtgtttgttttgagaacgtcatgatattgcggtgcctccatttaggaatacatatccagtttgagatttagctttatgtagatcggataaataatctgcatctgtataaccaaacaaatcttgtttcgagttgttagaataaaataattataaatcagtagttccccgaaggtatcaaactatttgtttgatcccattccaatgtcttttggtaggggctgagctgaaccttgtcaacaaattaactgcaaaagaaatgtcagatcttgtataatctataagatacataagaacctcaattacactaaaatatagaacttccgatctgttaaaattttcatgatcttcgcagggatgaaatagatcagtgtcaatattgagtgatctaacaacaatgagtttgtctttaaaaaaaatgttttaaaatcttttcggtataagttgtttgatgtacaagtaaaccattaggcatatgctcaatttgcaatccaaggtaatacttgattttttcaagatctttcattttaaaataattctttagaagttgaatgatttcatagatctctttatttgttcatatgatgttaagaacattgacataaacaactatgatctcatatccgaacattgtttttataaaacatacgtgcaaaataagtttatatttataccctttttttttatcaagtagtcatttaatcggttataccacatacgtcccgtttgtataaacccacttagaaatctttgtgatttaatggaatatattcccttgggttttacattagatgcttatgataccttaaccctttaggtatattcatatatatcactattaagtgatccatacagataagtagtaacaacattcatgagatgcatttaaataactaccaggttgattaagtatctaataagtaattgtatccattacaggaggataatttttcctcctaattcatttctggtctttgtgagaaatattgagttacaagtctagttttgccttgtaacttcatttgcacatttcttttcggataaaaattcatttgtatcccatacgtttcacatctttaaaagtgataacgattgatccgaaaacttttcttttatcgagcgattctaattcagctcttattgctcctttccattgagctcaatcatgtccattttgtatattcaatgacagattttagttccagatcatcatctttattcatgatgtcattgtaacattatatgaaaatatctcatagagattttagtttcatttcggttccataatattgcataatttatcgcaattttagtatttacatttatcaatatcctctgcagaaggaatattgatttgtggttcttcttgaacactttccttacctcattatcagctgattttctttttcgaggatttttatcttcggaaccaattgatcttccacgtttgatgcgtggcaaagactcaacagtgacattattgccagcttttggaatttcagttcgagctggagcatttatcgctggtatatatgatttagtcacttttttatatctgtaaatgcataaagtaattaatttgcaagttcttgcatatgcattatttttgaactttcgtttcacattcttttgtgcgagttcaatataccttaattgatgttcacatcatgaagcatcattttattttttatttttatttctccc comes from Rutidosis leptorrhynchoides isolate AG116_Rl617_1_P2 chromosome 4, CSIRO_AGI_Rlap_v1, whole genome shotgun sequence and encodes:
- the LOC139844562 gene encoding squamosa promoter-binding-like protein 2; translated protein: MFAHSTPDLIPFRAREQSESLSESSFKMEWNTKWDWENLDMFNSDMGNNSSTKSTLSASTESSFKDSTTTIKESNYLPDSYSKKEASVCSGEPFIGLKLGKRTYFENNYAKNKDKTSPGLNVSACVSTGKKVKPSSQSTTLYRCQVEGCNLDLSSAKAYHRKHRVCEQHSKFPKVIVAGVERRFCQQCSRFHGMSEFDEQKRSCRRRLSDHNARRRKPHHDSIQFESTNPYSSFYYGTEAFNVMSHSTGVQFSNALNTPGLARPRLVGPKAETFDQGLKESLLSSNVDAADLQRALSLLSNNSWCSYDHPDYVPVHSTTPSMTQRAVPDGSPFSSQEYWKANQQLIDPARICARNAANQFQELNVYKSPYEN